The Caldisericum sp. genome includes a region encoding these proteins:
- a CDS encoding DUF3800 domain-containing protein, giving the protein MYLIFVDEAGYTPGWSNVNLNDLNEQPVYVVSGVAIKENCIQSVYDSIINKLKQLNITGIDISKLGKGEEIKAKEVDRGEGIWRHYFDLRDEVRKIYMDHDNVIYFAVCIDKKRHITQYFEPENPEYLALRFLLERVQGLLNDQNELGLVVIDFNRRIEQDQRKFVSELLIEGSQIKISNFLEFRLQLDRIIEFYFCDSQNSLGLQIADFVARHIYSWWKKGKNPNYPGWCYIEKRLYKPPTRTSYYGWGYKEFP; this is encoded by the coding sequence ATGTATTTAATTTTTGTTGATGAAGCAGGATATACTCCAGGTTGGTCTAATGTAAATTTGAATGATTTGAATGAACAGCCTGTGTATGTTGTTTCAGGTGTTGCGATAAAAGAAAATTGTATACAATCTGTTTATGATAGTATTATAAATAAACTTAAACAATTGAATATTACAGGAATAGATATTTCAAAATTAGGGAAAGGTGAAGAGATTAAGGCAAAAGAAGTAGATAGGGGTGAGGGAATTTGGCGACATTATTTTGATCTACGTGACGAAGTGCGTAAAATATATATGGATCATGACAATGTAATTTATTTTGCAGTATGTATAGATAAAAAAAGGCATATTACACAATATTTTGAACCAGAAAATCCTGAGTATTTAGCATTAAGATTTCTTTTAGAAAGAGTCCAAGGTTTATTAAACGATCAAAATGAATTAGGATTAGTTGTTATTGATTTTAATAGAAGAATTGAACAAGATCAGAGGAAATTTGTTAGTGAACTTCTTATTGAAGGTTCTCAAATAAAAATTTCTAATTTTCTTGAATTCCGATTACAACTTGATCGTATTATTGAATTCTATTTTTGTGATAGCCAAAATTCTTTAGGTCTTCAAATAGCAGATTTTGTTGCAAGACATATTTATTCTTGGTGGAAAAAAGGTAAAAATCCAAATTATCCAGGATGGTGTTATATTGAAAAGAGATTATATAAACCGCCAACTAGAACAAGTTATTATGGTTGGGGATATAAAGAATTTCCTTAG